The proteins below are encoded in one region of Limnochorda pilosa:
- a CDS encoding ABC transporter substrate-binding protein, producing the protein MTSLLLALALVAALGSFAAAQGTPKYGGIWKDALASNPPQLDPVFATDTTSAEVDYQIFETLLEYAPDGSLAPLLAESYEISNGGQTVTFKLRKGVRFHATTEGGTPTANGGREVTAQDWVWTFNYITDPEVNSPRAYFIDMVKGYAEYQSGEADHLAGVKALDDYTLQFELSYPFAPFPQVIAYNTFTVLPREDVEKWGKDDFNFHPVGTGAFKFEEWRQDDVVRLSKNENYWMKDENGNQLPYMDGIEFRVIPGGGATEWTEYQLGNIYAVNKVDDPYFPQVTQGVKTDLGNGFVRYDGPNGVFLQRPQPGTYYYGFNTEIVTDKRVRQALNYAINREAMIKLVINGRAAPAKGVLPPAIPGYNPELKGYNYDPNKAKELLAQAGYGPSNPLNLTLQYNTHPAHQRIAEALQAQLKQIGVNLTLREVEWGTHLDTTERGEVGFFRMGWVADYLDADNFLYVLLNSDNIGPEGNYSRFNNPTFDTLTKAARLSTDQAERIRLYREAEKIAVEEAPWLFIYYYTDDNLIKPFVRNYELPAFGQYSNKFRNVWLDL; encoded by the coding sequence ATGACCAGCTTGCTCCTGGCCCTGGCGCTGGTGGCTGCCCTCGGCAGTTTCGCCGCGGCCCAGGGTACGCCCAAGTACGGCGGGATCTGGAAGGATGCCCTCGCGAGCAACCCGCCGCAGTTGGATCCGGTCTTTGCCACCGACACCACCTCGGCCGAGGTGGACTATCAGATCTTCGAGACCTTGCTGGAGTACGCCCCGGACGGCAGCCTGGCGCCGCTCCTGGCCGAGTCCTACGAGATCAGCAACGGCGGCCAGACCGTCACGTTCAAGCTGCGCAAGGGCGTCCGCTTCCACGCGACCACCGAGGGCGGCACGCCCACGGCCAACGGCGGGCGGGAGGTCACCGCGCAGGACTGGGTCTGGACCTTCAACTACATCACCGATCCTGAGGTCAACTCGCCGCGGGCCTACTTCATCGACATGGTGAAGGGGTACGCGGAGTACCAGAGCGGCGAGGCCGACCACCTGGCCGGCGTCAAGGCCCTGGACGACTACACCCTCCAGTTCGAGCTTTCCTACCCCTTCGCGCCTTTCCCGCAGGTGATCGCGTACAACACCTTCACGGTGCTGCCGCGGGAGGACGTGGAGAAGTGGGGCAAGGACGACTTCAACTTCCACCCCGTGGGCACCGGCGCCTTCAAGTTCGAGGAGTGGCGCCAGGACGACGTGGTGCGGCTCTCCAAGAACGAGAACTATTGGATGAAGGATGAGAACGGCAACCAGCTGCCCTACATGGACGGCATCGAGTTCCGGGTCATCCCTGGCGGCGGCGCCACCGAGTGGACCGAGTACCAGCTGGGGAACATCTACGCGGTCAACAAGGTGGATGATCCTTACTTCCCGCAGGTCACTCAGGGTGTCAAGACCGACCTGGGCAACGGTTTCGTCCGATACGACGGACCCAACGGTGTCTTCCTGCAGAGGCCCCAGCCCGGCACCTACTACTACGGGTTCAACACCGAGATCGTGACCGACAAGCGGGTGCGCCAGGCCCTCAACTACGCGATCAACCGCGAGGCCATGATCAAGCTGGTCATCAACGGGCGGGCGGCCCCGGCCAAGGGCGTGCTACCCCCGGCCATCCCTGGCTACAACCCCGAGCTGAAGGGCTACAACTACGATCCCAACAAGGCGAAGGAGCTCCTCGCCCAGGCCGGGTACGGCCCCAGCAACCCGCTGAACCTAACCCTCCAGTATAACACCCACCCTGCTCACCAGCGGATCGCCGAGGCGCTCCAGGCCCAGCTCAAGCAGATCGGGGTCAACCTCACCCTGCGTGAGGTGGAGTGGGGCACCCATCTGGACACGACGGAGCGGGGCGAGGTCGGCTTCTTCCGCATGGGCTGGGTGGCCGACTACCTGGACGCGGACAACTTCCTCTACGTCCTGCTCAACTCGGACAACATCGGCCCCGAGGGGAACTACTCGCGCTTCAACAACCCGACCTTCGACACGCTCACCAAGGCGGCCCGGCTCTCCACCGATCAGGCGGAGCGGATCCGGCTCTACCGCGAGGCGGAGAAGATCGCCGTCGAGGAGGCGCCCTGGCTCTTCATCTACTACTACACCGACGACAACCTGATCAAGCCCTTCGTGCGGAACTACGAGCTGCCGGCCTTCGGCCAGTACTCGAACAAGTTCCGCAACGTCTGGCTCGATCTGTAA
- the extP gene encoding selenite/tellurite reduction operon b-type cytochrome ExtP, which produces MSRVGKWITQNRIYRSIYRNAYPTDDRNRVLVILNSLALHLHPTRVPKRATDVSYTWGLGGLSIFMFVILTVTGVFLMFYYIPSTKDAYWSILELERNVTMGSFMRNLHRWAAHAMVITVFLHMCRVFYTGSYKPPREFNWVVGVGLLVLTFLLSFTGYLLPWDQLAFWAITVGTNIAKSTPFIGDQVQFALLGGFEIAQPTLIRWYTLHVIFLPLALIVVVSFHFWRVRKDGNISTPVYEDEEEAEEAISQSQAG; this is translated from the coding sequence ATGTCGCGGGTCGGCAAGTGGATCACCCAGAACCGCATCTACCGCTCCATTTACCGCAACGCGTACCCGACCGACGACCGCAATCGGGTCCTGGTCATCCTGAACAGCCTCGCGCTCCACCTGCACCCCACCCGGGTGCCCAAGCGGGCCACGGACGTCTCCTACACGTGGGGGCTGGGCGGGCTCTCGATCTTCATGTTCGTCATCCTGACGGTGACGGGCGTCTTCCTCATGTTCTACTACATCCCGTCCACCAAGGACGCGTACTGGTCGATCCTGGAGCTGGAACGGAACGTGACCATGGGCTCCTTCATGCGCAACCTGCACCGGTGGGCGGCCCACGCCATGGTCATCACCGTCTTCCTCCACATGTGCCGGGTCTTCTACACGGGCTCCTACAAGCCGCCCCGGGAGTTCAACTGGGTGGTGGGGGTAGGGCTCCTGGTGCTCACCTTCCTGCTCAGCTTCACGGGCTACCTGCTGCCGTGGGATCAGCTGGCCTTCTGGGCCATCACCGTGGGCACCAACATCGCGAAGTCGACGCCCTTCATCGGCGACCAGGTGCAGTTCGCCCTCCTGGGCGGCTTCGAGATCGCCCAGCCCACCCTGATCCGGTGGTACACGCTGCACGTCATCTTCCTGCCTCTGGCGCTGATCGTGGTGGTCTCGTTCCACTTCTGGCGCGTGCGGAAGGACGGCAACATCTCGACGCCGGTCTACGAGGACGAGGAGGAGGCCGAGGAAGCCATCAGCCAGTCGCAGGCCGGGTAG
- a CDS encoding ABC transporter ATP-binding protein, whose product MAVQLEERPQAQTDATLLQVRDLVKHFPITRGIIFSKQVGAVKAVDGVSFFIKRGETLGLVGESGCGKSTTGRLVLRLIEPTAGEVTFEGKNVLALGREELRALRREMQIIFQDPYASLNPRMTVGDIIGEPLEIHHLARNRKERDQRVRELLDVVGLSAYHARRYPHEFSGGQRQRIGVARALAVNPKLIVADEPVSALDVSIQSQVINLLQDLQREFGLAYLFIAHDLAVVKHIAHRVAVMYLGKLVELASKKELYDDPRHPYTQALLSAVPIPDPTVKRERVILTGDVPSPSRPPSGCRFHTRCPLAEEICTQVDPPFGEASPGHWVACHLVKPGKPGPKLVASPAGIVAGDGSPGEEFPGEGGS is encoded by the coding sequence GTGGCGGTTCAGCTCGAGGAACGGCCGCAAGCCCAGACGGACGCCACGCTCCTGCAGGTGCGTGACCTGGTGAAGCATTTCCCCATCACCCGGGGGATCATCTTCTCCAAGCAGGTGGGGGCGGTGAAGGCCGTCGACGGCGTCTCCTTCTTCATCAAACGGGGGGAGACCCTGGGGCTGGTGGGGGAGTCGGGGTGCGGCAAGTCCACCACGGGGCGCCTGGTGCTCCGGCTCATCGAGCCCACGGCGGGTGAGGTGACCTTCGAGGGCAAGAACGTCCTGGCGCTGGGCCGTGAGGAGCTGCGCGCCTTGCGCCGGGAGATGCAGATCATCTTCCAGGACCCCTACGCCTCCCTCAACCCCCGGATGACCGTGGGGGACATCATCGGGGAGCCGCTGGAGATCCACCACCTGGCCCGCAACCGGAAGGAGCGCGACCAGCGGGTGCGGGAGCTCCTGGACGTGGTGGGGCTCAGCGCCTACCATGCCCGGCGCTACCCCCACGAGTTCTCGGGCGGCCAGCGGCAGCGCATCGGGGTGGCCCGGGCCCTGGCCGTGAACCCCAAGCTCATCGTGGCCGACGAGCCGGTTTCAGCCCTGGACGTCTCGATTCAGTCGCAGGTGATCAACCTGCTCCAGGACCTGCAGCGGGAGTTCGGGCTGGCCTACCTTTTCATCGCCCACGACCTGGCGGTGGTGAAGCACATCGCCCACCGGGTCGCGGTGATGTACCTGGGCAAGCTGGTGGAGCTCGCTTCGAAGAAGGAGCTCTACGACGACCCGCGCCACCCCTACACCCAGGCGCTCCTGTCGGCGGTACCCATCCCCGACCCCACGGTGAAGCGGGAGCGGGTGATCCTCACCGGCGACGTTCCCAGCCCCAGCCGGCCGCCCTCGGGCTGCCGCTTCCACACCCGCTGCCCCCTGGCCGAGGAGATCTGCACCCAGGTGGACCCGCCCTTCGGGGAGGCCAGCCCGGGCCACTGGGTCGCCTGCCACCTGGTAAAGCCAGGCAAGCCGGGCCCGAAGCTGGTGGCCTCGCCGGCAGGGATCGTCGCTGGGGACGGATCGCCCGGCGAGGAATTCCCGGGCGAGGGCGGGTCCTGA
- a CDS encoding methylglyoxal synthase: MRIALIAHDKKKAEMIEFVKAYRELLAVHELVATGTTGRRIQEEAGLSVERMLSGPLGGDQQIGARIASGLVDAVIFLRDPLTAQPHEPDITALLRVCDVHNVPLATNRASAELLLLGLAEYQPEKRHVRARGGPVALTSHEDPPAAPGGQRAGEA; encoded by the coding sequence GTGAGGATCGCACTGATCGCCCACGATAAGAAGAAGGCCGAGATGATCGAGTTCGTGAAGGCGTACCGGGAGCTCCTGGCCGTGCACGAGCTGGTGGCCACGGGCACCACGGGGAGGCGCATCCAGGAGGAGGCGGGGCTCTCGGTGGAGCGCATGCTCTCAGGGCCGCTGGGGGGCGACCAGCAGATCGGCGCCCGCATCGCCTCGGGGCTGGTGGACGCGGTGATCTTCCTGAGGGATCCTCTCACCGCCCAGCCCCATGAGCCGGACATCACCGCCCTGCTGCGGGTCTGCGACGTGCACAACGTGCCGCTGGCCACCAACCGGGCCTCCGCGGAGCTGCTCCTCCTGGGCCTGGCCGAGTACCAGCCCGAGAAGCGCCACGTGCGCGCCCGGGGAGGGCCTGTCGCCCTCACGTCTCACGAGGATCCGCCCGCCGCGCCCGGCGGGCAGCGGGCCGGGGAGGCGTAG
- a CDS encoding ABC transporter ATP-binding protein → MAEKLLELRNLKTYFFTEDGTVPAVDGVSFELKRGGSLGVVGESGCGKSVTALSIMRLIPQPPGKIVGGQILFNGEDLAKKKESEMRRIRGNEISMIFQEPMTSLNPVFTVGDQIMEAIILHQKLNKREARERAIEMLKLVGIPDPDRRVDEYPHQMSGGMRQRVMIAMALSCNPKLLIADEPTTALDVTIQAQILDLMRRLRSEVGAAIILITHDLGVVAELVDDVVVMYAGKVVEKTDVRSIYATPQHPYTEGLLESIPKLHEERERLQTIEGVVPSPYSMPSGCRFHPRCPLARDICKVEEPPLLEVEQGHWAACWKHTDFEPMKEVG, encoded by the coding sequence GTGGCAGAGAAGCTTCTGGAGCTCCGCAACCTGAAGACCTACTTCTTCACCGAGGACGGCACCGTGCCCGCCGTGGACGGGGTGAGCTTCGAGCTGAAGCGGGGTGGGAGCCTGGGGGTGGTGGGCGAGTCCGGCTGCGGCAAGAGCGTGACCGCCCTCTCCATCATGCGGCTCATCCCCCAGCCGCCCGGCAAGATCGTGGGCGGGCAGATCCTCTTCAACGGTGAGGACCTGGCGAAGAAGAAGGAGAGCGAGATGCGCCGCATCCGCGGCAACGAGATCTCCATGATCTTCCAGGAGCCGATGACCTCCCTCAACCCGGTCTTCACCGTGGGCGACCAGATCATGGAGGCGATCATCCTCCACCAGAAGCTCAACAAGCGAGAGGCCCGTGAACGGGCCATCGAGATGCTGAAGCTGGTGGGCATCCCCGACCCGGACCGGCGGGTGGACGAGTACCCCCACCAGATGAGCGGGGGCATGCGCCAGCGGGTGATGATCGCCATGGCGCTCTCATGCAACCCGAAGCTCCTCATCGCCGACGAGCCCACCACGGCCCTGGACGTGACCATCCAGGCCCAGATCCTGGACCTGATGCGCCGGCTCCGGAGCGAGGTGGGGGCGGCCATCATCCTGATCACCCACGATCTGGGCGTGGTGGCCGAGCTGGTGGACGACGTGGTGGTCATGTACGCGGGCAAGGTGGTGGAGAAGACCGACGTCCGCTCCATCTACGCGACCCCGCAGCACCCCTACACCGAGGGGCTGCTGGAGTCGATCCCCAAGCTCCACGAGGAGCGCGAGCGGCTCCAGACCATCGAGGGCGTCGTTCCCAGCCCTTACAGCATGCCTTCCGGCTGCCGCTTCCACCCCCGCTGCCCGCTGGCCCGGGACATCTGCAAGGTGGAGGAGCCGCCGCTTCTGGAGGTGGAGCAGGGCCACTGGGCGGCCTGCTGGAAGCACACCGATTTCGAGCCCATGAAGGAGGTGGGCTAG
- a CDS encoding ABC transporter permease — MARYALRRLLEAIPVFLGVVLVVFLLYSVVPGDPARLMAGQRGDPATIARIRADMGLDKPIPEQFADFLWSAVRFDLGRSYRNNMQVMDAILQRVPATLELVVASLLLGGLVGIVVGIISAIRQNTALDYTAMTAAVVGISAPTFWIGMLLILFFALELRWIPGTGYGSGRWVYLVLPTLTLATRPMALLARITRSSMLEAIRQDFVRTARAKGLSERVVVIKHALRNALIPVVTVLGTETAAMLGGVVVTETVFSWPGLGRLFVEALLFRDYPIIRGQVLFLATVFIAANLLVDLSYAIFDPRIRYD, encoded by the coding sequence GTGGCGCGCTACGCGCTGAGGCGCCTGCTCGAGGCGATTCCCGTCTTCCTCGGAGTGGTGCTGGTTGTCTTTCTGCTCTACAGCGTGGTGCCGGGCGACCCGGCCCGCCTGATGGCGGGCCAGCGGGGGGATCCGGCCACCATCGCCCGCATCCGGGCGGACATGGGGCTCGACAAGCCCATCCCCGAGCAGTTCGCGGACTTCCTCTGGTCTGCGGTCCGCTTCGACCTGGGGCGCTCCTACCGGAACAACATGCAGGTGATGGACGCCATTCTCCAGCGGGTTCCGGCGACCCTGGAGCTGGTGGTGGCCTCCCTCCTGCTGGGAGGGCTCGTCGGGATCGTCGTGGGCATCATCTCGGCGATCCGGCAGAACACCGCCCTGGACTACACCGCCATGACCGCCGCGGTGGTGGGGATCTCGGCGCCCACCTTCTGGATCGGCATGCTGCTCATCTTGTTCTTCGCCCTGGAGCTGCGCTGGATCCCGGGAACCGGCTACGGCAGCGGGCGCTGGGTCTACCTGGTGCTCCCCACGTTGACCCTGGCCACCCGACCCATGGCGCTCCTGGCCCGCATCACCCGCTCTTCGATGCTCGAAGCGATTCGGCAGGACTTCGTGCGGACCGCTCGGGCCAAGGGGCTCTCGGAGCGGGTGGTGGTGATCAAGCACGCGCTCCGGAACGCCCTCATCCCGGTGGTGACCGTCCTCGGAACCGAGACCGCCGCCATGCTGGGAGGCGTCGTGGTCACCGAGACGGTCTTCAGCTGGCCGGGGCTTGGGCGTCTCTTCGTGGAGGCGCTGCTCTTCCGGGACTATCCGATCATCCGCGGGCAGGTCCTCTTCCTGGCCACGGTCTTCATCGCGGCCAACCTGTTGGTGGATCTCTCCTACGCGATCTTCGACCCGCGGATCCGGTACGATTGA
- a CDS encoding DUF1232 domain-containing protein, with the protein MRCPECQQEVVLARTCPYCGATVPQPEESERPAGGGQDHPGSQQHPRGRFQGRMEREGPRWDASASGGTRRGAGQHPVGFWGRLARYMVHPAVPFRSKLLVVLAGLYLLSPLDLIPGLPPISWLDDVSLMAAVWWWLSREFERFR; encoded by the coding sequence GTGCGTTGCCCCGAGTGCCAGCAGGAGGTGGTCCTGGCCCGCACCTGCCCCTACTGCGGAGCGACCGTGCCGCAGCCGGAGGAGTCGGAACGCCCGGCCGGCGGCGGGCAGGACCACCCCGGGAGCCAGCAGCATCCCCGGGGCCGTTTCCAGGGCCGCATGGAGCGCGAGGGGCCCAGATGGGATGCCTCCGCCTCCGGCGGGACGCGGCGGGGGGCCGGGCAGCACCCTGTGGGCTTCTGGGGGCGCCTGGCCCGCTACATGGTCCACCCGGCGGTACCGTTCCGCTCCAAGCTGCTGGTGGTGCTGGCCGGCCTCTACCTCCTGAGCCCCCTCGACTTGATCCCGGGCCTTCCACCCATCAGCTGGCTCGATGACGTGAGCCTCATGGCCGCGGTGTGGTGGTGGCTCTCCCGCGAGTTCGAGCGGTTCCGGTGA
- the mutM gene encoding bifunctional DNA-formamidopyrimidine glycosylase/DNA-(apurinic or apyrimidinic site) lyase — protein MERIRRELAQVLVGRRITGIELLEERLPQNTGPEELEAVVGRRVRRVRRRGKYLLLDLEGRGLLVLHLRMSGRLLFREPGRDGAVRPSHVRLRLGVEGGGELVLVDPRRFGLLYWLPAGGARRVPGLAAMGPEPLGRRFTREELGRILSGRAAAVKAVLMDQRRLAGVGNIYADEALFRAGIRPDRPAGSLSAQEVGRLHQALRAVLREGIRRGGVTVRSYAGIHGEMGRFQEVLQVYGRKGEPCLRCGAPLRGARVSGRSSVYCPACQR, from the coding sequence GTGGAGCGGATCCGCCGGGAGCTGGCTCAGGTGCTGGTGGGGCGGCGCATCACGGGGATCGAGCTCCTGGAGGAGCGCCTGCCCCAGAACACGGGCCCTGAGGAGCTGGAGGCGGTGGTGGGGCGCAGGGTGCGGCGGGTCCGCCGGCGGGGGAAGTACCTGCTGCTGGACCTGGAGGGGCGCGGGCTCCTGGTGCTCCACCTGCGCATGAGCGGGCGCCTCCTCTTCCGGGAGCCGGGACGCGACGGGGCCGTCCGACCCTCCCACGTCCGCCTGCGTTTGGGTGTGGAGGGTGGGGGAGAGCTGGTGCTGGTCGATCCGCGCCGCTTCGGCCTCCTCTACTGGCTGCCCGCGGGCGGGGCGCGGCGGGTGCCGGGTCTGGCGGCCATGGGCCCGGAACCGCTGGGCCGGCGGTTCACGCGGGAGGAACTGGGCCGCATCCTGTCGGGGCGGGCGGCGGCGGTGAAGGCCGTGCTCATGGACCAGCGGCGGCTCGCGGGCGTGGGGAACATCTATGCGGACGAGGCGCTCTTCCGGGCGGGGATCCGCCCCGACCGGCCCGCGGGCAGCCTCTCGGCCCAGGAAGTGGGCCGGCTGCACCAGGCGCTGCGGGCGGTGCTGCGGGAAGGCATCCGCCGGGGAGGGGTGACCGTGCGCTCGTACGCCGGAATCCACGGCGAGATGGGGCGCTTCCAAGAGGTGCTCCAGGTGTACGGCCGGAAGGGCGAGCCATGCCTCCGGTGCGGGGCCCCCTTGCGCGGGGCGCGGGTGAGCGGCCGCAGCTCCGTCTACTGCCCGGCCTGCCAGCGGTGA
- the coaE gene encoding dephospho-CoA kinase (Dephospho-CoA kinase (CoaE) performs the final step in coenzyme A biosynthesis.) encodes MRVLGVTGGVATGKSLVARFLEELGAAVVDADQLAREVVEPGEPALEEIRQVFGPGVLTPEGRLDRKALARRVFSDEGARRRLEAIIHPRVRRRMEEAVARLREAGAPLIVLEIPLLFEGGEPVRRLVDRVLVVTAPEAVQLERLRQRNGLTEAEARARMAAQMPLEEKVRRADYVVDNGGTPEETRRQVQRVWEAMRREDRTDRPR; translated from the coding sequence GTGCGGGTTCTGGGCGTAACGGGCGGGGTGGCCACGGGCAAGAGCCTGGTGGCCCGTTTCCTGGAGGAGCTGGGGGCGGCGGTGGTCGACGCGGACCAGCTGGCCCGCGAGGTGGTGGAGCCCGGCGAGCCAGCGCTGGAGGAGATCCGGCAGGTCTTCGGCCCGGGGGTGCTCACCCCCGAAGGACGCCTGGACCGCAAAGCCCTGGCGAGGCGGGTCTTCTCCGACGAGGGCGCCCGCCGGAGGCTGGAGGCCATCATCCATCCCAGGGTCCGCCGGCGGATGGAGGAGGCGGTGGCCCGGCTGCGGGAGGCGGGGGCACCGTTGATCGTACTCGAGATTCCCCTCCTCTTCGAGGGCGGCGAGCCCGTCAGGCGCTTGGTGGACCGGGTGCTGGTGGTGACGGCGCCGGAGGCGGTGCAGCTCGAGCGGCTCCGGCAGCGGAACGGGCTGACGGAGGCCGAGGCCCGCGCCCGCATGGCGGCCCAGATGCCGCTGGAGGAGAAGGTGCGCCGGGCGGACTACGTGGTGGACAACGGCGGGACGCCGGAGGAGACGCGCCGGCAGGTGCAGCGGGTCTGGGAGGCGATGCGGCGTGAGGATCGCACTGATCGCCCACGATAA
- a CDS encoding lytic transglycosylase domain-containing protein — protein sequence MLVAVVVGIAVLAALYWRPVGRLFYPFPYRETVEHWSAEYGVDPRLAAAVARVESSFRPSARSARGARGLMQVMPETGEWVAGQLGLDSFEPEDLDDPKLNLRVGIWYLAYQVRVFNGDLVLALAAYNGGGTNVRRWLEEERWSGSVDELRRIPFPETRTYLMRVFAAYERYRLLYPEVGVSSDGGGRWKHG from the coding sequence ATGCTGGTCGCAGTCGTGGTGGGCATCGCGGTGCTGGCGGCCCTCTACTGGCGACCCGTCGGCCGCCTCTTCTACCCTTTTCCGTACCGGGAGACGGTGGAGCACTGGTCGGCCGAGTACGGGGTGGACCCCCGGCTGGCGGCGGCCGTGGCCCGGGTGGAAAGCAGTTTTCGACCCTCGGCCCGGTCGGCGCGGGGCGCCCGCGGCCTGATGCAGGTGATGCCCGAGACGGGTGAGTGGGTCGCGGGGCAGCTGGGGCTGGACTCCTTCGAGCCAGAGGATCTCGACGATCCCAAGCTGAACCTGCGGGTGGGCATCTGGTACCTGGCCTACCAGGTGCGGGTCTTCAACGGTGACCTGGTGCTGGCCCTCGCAGCCTACAACGGCGGAGGGACCAACGTGCGCCGCTGGCTGGAGGAGGAGCGCTGGAGCGGCTCGGTGGACGAGCTCCGCCGCATCCCCTTCCCCGAGACCCGCACGTACCTGATGCGCGTCTTTGCCGCGTACGAACGCTATCGGCTGCTCTACCCCGAGGTGGGCGTGTCGAGCGATGGGGGAGGTCGGTGGAAGCATGGATGA
- a CDS encoding nicotinate phosphoribosyltransferase translates to MDELERLQDVTAWRPEPGRRFFSASHEEIAAGLTTDVYFIKTRETLRAEGVAEAHVVAEIFPREDGVFAGLPEVEALLRGRGVKLWALPEGSNFAAREVVARIEGPYDRFGLYETPILGFLASSSGWATAARRARLAAGGKPVFCFGARHVHPAVAPVMERAALVGGAQGAACILAAKLAGQEPVGTVPHALFLILGDTVQGARAYHRVMPPEEPRTILVDTYKDEAEESLRVAEALGDALAGVRLDTPGERGGVTPDLVRELRARLDQAGHRNVTVFVSGGLTPERLSALAEAGADAFGVGSYISSAAPIDMTMDLKEVAGKPRTKRGRIPGRTPNPRLVEVL, encoded by the coding sequence ATGGATGAGCTGGAGCGACTGCAGGATGTGACCGCGTGGCGGCCCGAACCGGGCCGGCGGTTCTTCTCGGCGTCCCACGAGGAGATCGCCGCGGGGCTCACGACCGATGTGTACTTCATCAAGACGCGGGAAACCCTGCGGGCCGAGGGCGTGGCCGAAGCCCACGTGGTGGCCGAGATCTTCCCGCGGGAAGACGGGGTCTTCGCCGGCCTGCCCGAGGTGGAAGCGCTCCTGCGAGGCCGCGGGGTGAAGCTCTGGGCGCTGCCCGAGGGGAGCAACTTCGCCGCCCGGGAGGTGGTCGCGCGGATCGAGGGGCCTTACGACCGGTTCGGCCTTTACGAGACACCGATCCTGGGCTTCCTGGCCTCATCCAGCGGCTGGGCCACCGCCGCCCGCAGGGCCCGCCTCGCCGCGGGCGGCAAGCCGGTCTTCTGCTTCGGAGCCCGGCACGTCCACCCGGCGGTGGCGCCGGTGATGGAGCGGGCCGCGCTGGTGGGGGGCGCGCAGGGAGCGGCCTGCATCCTGGCCGCGAAGCTAGCGGGCCAGGAGCCCGTGGGCACCGTGCCCCACGCGCTCTTCCTCATCCTGGGCGACACCGTGCAGGGAGCCCGGGCCTATCACCGGGTGATGCCGCCTGAGGAGCCCCGCACCATCCTGGTGGACACGTACAAGGACGAGGCCGAGGAGAGCCTGCGGGTGGCAGAGGCGCTGGGCGACGCCTTGGCGGGCGTCCGGCTCGACACCCCGGGGGAGCGGGGCGGCGTGACACCGGACCTGGTCCGCGAGCTTCGCGCCCGCCTGGACCAGGCGGGCCACCGGAACGTGACCGTCTTCGTCTCGGGCGGGCTCACCCCCGAACGCCTCAGCGCCCTGGCCGAAGCCGGGGCCGACGCCTTCGGGGTGGGAAGCTACATCTCCTCGGCGGCGCCCATCGACATGACCATGGACCTAAAGGAGGTGGCCGGGAAGCCCCGCACCAAGCGGGGGCGGATCCCGGGCCGGACCCCGAACCCCCGGCTGGTGGAGGTGCTCTAG
- a CDS encoding ABC transporter permease codes for MSASTEAAAAGVVVKEVKGKSLGSDARRRFFRNRLAVLGLVITVGLILVAVFAPYVAPYDPMEQLAWQDPALSLAAPSWAHPFGTDLYGRDLFSRVIFGTRISLAIAVMAAVVTTAIGITLGSLAGYFRGWVDSLITWLINVVWSFPFLLFVLAIITIFPEASLTIVFIAIGVVSWPDIARMTRGQFLAARENEYVEAARAVGAGDFLIIFRHILPNILAPMLVQATLAMGAYIQLEAALSFLGFGVPPPTPSWGRMASEGQNYLFSGQWWWSIMPGIAIMITVLGFNLLGDGLRDALDVRQQTES; via the coding sequence GTGAGCGCGAGCACTGAAGCCGCTGCCGCAGGCGTGGTGGTGAAGGAGGTCAAGGGGAAGAGCCTCGGGTCCGACGCGCGGCGGCGCTTCTTCCGCAACCGCCTGGCCGTTCTGGGCCTGGTGATCACGGTGGGGCTGATCCTGGTGGCCGTCTTCGCCCCGTACGTGGCCCCCTACGATCCCATGGAGCAGCTCGCGTGGCAGGATCCAGCCTTGAGCCTGGCCGCGCCGTCGTGGGCCCACCCCTTCGGGACGGACCTCTACGGGCGGGACCTCTTCTCGCGGGTGATCTTCGGGACGCGGATCTCGCTCGCCATCGCGGTGATGGCCGCGGTGGTGACCACCGCCATCGGCATCACCCTGGGCTCCTTGGCGGGCTACTTCCGGGGCTGGGTCGACTCGCTGATCACCTGGCTCATCAACGTGGTCTGGTCCTTCCCGTTCCTGCTCTTCGTGCTGGCCATCATCACCATCTTCCCCGAGGCGAGCCTCACCATCGTCTTCATCGCCATCGGGGTCGTCTCTTGGCCCGACATCGCCCGCATGACCCGGGGCCAGTTCCTGGCGGCCCGGGAGAACGAGTACGTGGAGGCGGCCCGGGCCGTGGGCGCCGGGGACTTCCTCATCATCTTCCGCCACATCCTGCCCAACATCCTGGCGCCCATGCTCGTCCAGGCCACCCTGGCCATGGGGGCGTACATCCAGCTCGAGGCGGCGCTCTCCTTCCTGGGCTTCGGGGTGCCGCCGCCCACCCCCAGTTGGGGGCGCATGGCGTCCGAGGGGCAGAACTACCTGTTCTCGGGCCAGTGGTGGTGGTCCATCATGCCCGGCATCGCCATCATGATCACCGTGCTGGGCTTCAACCTGCTGGGCGACGGGCTACGGGACGCGCTGGACGTGCGACAGCAGACCGAGTCCTGA